DNA sequence from the Gloeocapsopsis sp. IPPAS B-1203 genome:
ATGCGAGAGTCTCCAATATATCAGGAAATTCTTCAAGAAGGAGTACACAGAGGGTTGCAACAAGGGTTACAACAAGGAAAGTGTGAAACTGTTATCCGCCTACTCACTCGTCGGATTGGGATAGTCAAACCTGAGTTACGAAGTGAGATTCAACTCAGTTAGATGAATTAAATGAAGCGCTGCTAGATTTCTCTAGCGAAGCCGACTTAGTATCTTGGTTGCAGTCTCATCAGTAGAATCTCTGCTGTAATGAGTTAAGCCGTTAGTTGCATCGTACCAATTTTATTTATGCCTGCATTGCTCAAATCAACTGAATATCGCTGTTTTGATGGAACTGTTGGTTTTTATAGCCATCAATCAGAAACTTGTCACATTGAAATGCGTTTTGCTGTGTACCAACCGCCGCAAGTAAAATCACAGCGAGTTCCAGTGTTGTATTTTCTTTCAGGTTTAACTTGTAGTGAAGAAAATTTTATCACAAAAGCAGGGGCACAGCGCTATGCAGCTGAGTATGGATTAATGTTAGTTGTGCCAGATACTAGCCCCAGAAATACAGGAATTGCAGAAGAAGATGAAGACTGGGACTTGGGTACGGGTGCAGGTTTTTATGTGGATGCGACAGAAGTACCGTGGCGATCGCATTATCAAATGTACAGTTACGTAGTGCGCGAGTTACCTGCAATCATTGCCGAGAACTTCTCAATCCAATCAGAAAAACAAGGAATTTTTGGTCACTCAATGGGTGGACATGGGGCGCTAGTGTGTGCGTTACGCAACCCGAATCAATACAAATCTGTTTCTGCGTTTGCGCCAATTGTTGCACCGATGCGTTGTCCGTGGGGTGAAAAAGCTTTTTCGCATTATTTGGGTACAGATCGAGAAAGCTGGCGGAGTTATGATGCTAGTGAATTAGTA
Encoded proteins:
- the fghA gene encoding S-formylglutathione hydrolase; the protein is MPALLKSTEYRCFDGTVGFYSHQSETCHIEMRFAVYQPPQVKSQRVPVLYFLSGLTCSEENFITKAGAQRYAAEYGLMLVVPDTSPRNTGIAEEDEDWDLGTGAGFYVDATEVPWRSHYQMYSYVVRELPAIIAENFSIQSEKQGIFGHSMGGHGALVCALRNPNQYKSVSAFAPIVAPMRCPWGEKAFSHYLGTDRESWRSYDASELVLNANYQHPILIDQGTADKFLVEQLKPELFEQACTKANQPLNLRMQAGYDHSYYFIATFIEDHIRHHAAALLD